In the Clostridium beijerinckii genome, one interval contains:
- a CDS encoding EFR1 family ferrodoxin (N-terminal region resembles flavodoxins. C-terminal ferrodoxin region binds two 4Fe-4S clusters.): protein METTIYYFTGTGNSLKIAKDLCENITNCRLIRICKRNMNINEVTSERIGFVFPVYYRGLPKMVANFIKNLDVNLGKYFFAVANFGSYAALTFEQIDILLRSKGKSLSANFSVEMPGNMWFMYYPHPKEDFINRMNNQSRITINIARMINNNYENNIPVIKNRYKEEKMYEDFNPNNIDENFWVSEKCIGCGICSNVCPAENIEIIEAKPSWEHRCEQCLACIHLCPQTAIEFKKDSINKERYKNIFVKTKDLF, encoded by the coding sequence ATGGAGACAACTATTTATTATTTTACTGGTACAGGAAATTCACTGAAGATAGCTAAAGATTTATGTGAAAATATCACCAATTGTCGATTGATACGCATATGCAAACGTAATATGAATATAAATGAAGTGACTTCTGAAAGAATAGGATTTGTTTTTCCTGTTTACTATAGAGGGCTTCCTAAAATGGTTGCAAATTTTATAAAAAACTTAGATGTTAATTTAGGCAAATACTTTTTTGCAGTAGCTAATTTTGGGAGTTATGCTGCATTAACCTTTGAGCAAATTGATATCCTGTTAAGAAGTAAAGGAAAATCACTTTCTGCAAATTTTAGTGTTGAGATGCCTGGAAATATGTGGTTTATGTATTATCCTCATCCTAAAGAAGATTTCATTAATCGAATGAATAATCAATCAAGGATAACAATTAATATTGCAAGAATGATTAATAATAATTATGAAAATAATATCCCTGTCATAAAAAACAGATATAAAGAAGAAAAGATGTATGAAGATTTTAACCCAAATAACATTGATGAAAATTTCTGGGTTAGCGAGAAATGTATAGGCTGCGGAATTTGTTCTAATGTATGTCCAGCTGAAAATATAGAAATTATAGAAGCAAAACCTTCATGGGAACATCGATGTGAGCAATGTCTGGCGTGCATCCACTTATGTCCGCAAACAGCAATTGAGTTTAAGAAAGATTCAATAAATAAAGAAAGATATAAAAATATATTTGTTAAAACCAAGGATCTCTTTTAA
- a CDS encoding sigma 54-interacting transcriptional regulator has protein sequence MLENKILDLIENEDKRKPLTDSDIAKLVNTTREYITQFRTEKNINNSRQRKEAILYSDIKEIIIEDKDISDRQLCKRLSILGYDISRYSVSQIKKSIISEVFPQNAAEKSNLNKNQPKNFITVKSVVDKDGTEINNSSNIDNSNKGDKSNTNYLRNIIGYHGSLKNAISQAEAAVLYPPHGLHTLLLGASGVGKSFFAEAMYNFAISSSHFNKNAPFVLFNCADYVDNPQLLLSQLFGYSKGAFTGAITDKVGLVEKANNGILFLDEVHRLPSEGQEILFYLLDKGKYRRLGETENSRTANVMIIAATTEDPKSSLLLTFRRRIPMIIELPSINNRPVNEKYVLIKSFFSQESARVGKEITIRYEVIRSLLLYNCPGNIGQLRSDIQVACARGFCNSLSNNSNEVAIDIKDLPKHVPLEILSVKDRELVSEDIFNEDLVVNPNDVVTQKSKDDRYMLPDGIYSNIEEKYYKLEKQGLSKDEINKILWSKVEFNLSKFAKNIESNMFFPKEELKNIIDEKILNVVEKVTDIAKQYIENIQENFYYCVAMHLNSTYERLKQGRIVRNPESDYIKKEYYNEYRIAKILTKEINNSLDIELPEDEIGFIAMYLKTFSEVDKNVSRVAVIVLSHGHVACGMVDVANKLLGTNLAVGIEMSLDENPQTLLERAIEVVKRVNEGKGCLILVDMGSLVTFGEIITKETGIPTRVIGRVDTVMVLEAVRRSLMENSNLYEISKALDGDKAYVGKVKGANKYTKTIITICITGEGTALKIKKYLEDVVLGNTNKNLRIISVGIINKDNAQNEIIKISRDHDIAAIVGTIDPELESIPFISFQDILKESGKLRLKEFLGINKKQFNPLINVIDEELIKVNNDSFTKSDLIDEMCSLLISKGRVSENFTMSVYKREMLGGTLFEGTFGIPHGLSEFVEKSSIAIFKLNNPILWDYNCMVDVVIMLALKENDGKVVRQLFDTLSKTEVANKLRKSNSPKEISDILLKI, from the coding sequence TTGCTGGAAAATAAAATACTAGATTTAATTGAAAATGAGGATAAAAGAAAGCCATTAACCGACAGTGATATTGCTAAATTAGTAAATACGACTAGAGAATATATAACTCAATTTAGAACAGAAAAAAATATAAATAATTCTCGCCAAAGAAAAGAAGCAATTCTATATAGTGATATAAAGGAAATAATTATTGAAGATAAAGATATTTCAGATAGGCAGTTATGCAAAAGACTATCTATTCTTGGATATGATATTTCTAGATATTCAGTATCGCAGATTAAAAAAAGTATAATTTCAGAAGTTTTTCCGCAGAATGCTGCTGAAAAATCAAATTTAAATAAAAATCAACCGAAAAATTTTATAACAGTTAAATCAGTAGTTGATAAAGATGGGACTGAAATTAATAATAGCTCCAATATAGATAATTCAAATAAGGGCGATAAAAGTAACACTAATTATTTAAGAAATATTATAGGATATCACGGCTCGTTAAAAAATGCAATTAGTCAAGCAGAAGCAGCAGTGTTATATCCACCTCATGGGCTCCATACTCTTTTGCTTGGAGCTTCTGGTGTTGGAAAAAGTTTTTTTGCAGAGGCTATGTATAATTTTGCTATTAGTTCTTCGCATTTTAATAAGAATGCACCATTTGTACTTTTTAACTGTGCTGATTATGTAGATAATCCACAATTACTTCTTTCTCAATTGTTTGGTTACAGTAAAGGTGCTTTTACTGGCGCCATCACGGATAAAGTTGGATTAGTGGAGAAAGCAAACAATGGGATACTATTCTTAGATGAAGTCCATAGATTACCAAGCGAAGGTCAGGAAATATTGTTTTATCTGTTGGATAAGGGAAAGTACAGAAGGCTTGGTGAAACTGAAAATAGTAGGACAGCAAATGTAATGATAATTGCAGCAACAACAGAAGATCCAAAATCATCCTTGCTACTAACATTCAGAAGAAGAATTCCAATGATAATTGAACTTCCGTCTATTAACAACAGGCCCGTTAATGAAAAATATGTTTTGATTAAAAGTTTTTTTTCACAAGAATCAGCTAGAGTTGGAAAGGAAATTACCATACGATATGAAGTCATTAGATCGTTACTATTATACAATTGTCCAGGGAACATAGGACAGCTGCGAAGTGATATACAAGTTGCATGTGCAAGAGGTTTTTGTAATTCCTTAAGTAATAATTCAAATGAAGTTGCTATTGATATAAAAGATTTGCCTAAGCATGTTCCTCTAGAAATATTAAGTGTTAAGGATAGAGAACTAGTGTCAGAAGATATTTTTAATGAAGATTTGGTTGTTAATCCTAATGATGTTGTGACACAGAAATCCAAAGATGATAGATATATGTTACCTGATGGAATATATAGTAATATAGAGGAAAAGTATTATAAACTTGAAAAGCAGGGGTTAAGTAAAGATGAAATTAATAAAATATTGTGGAGCAAAGTGGAATTCAATTTAAGTAAGTTTGCAAAAAATATAGAATCAAATATGTTTTTTCCAAAGGAAGAACTAAAAAATATAATAGATGAAAAAATATTAAATGTGGTTGAAAAAGTAACTGATATTGCAAAACAATATATAGAAAATATCCAGGAAAATTTTTATTATTGTGTAGCAATGCATTTGAATTCAACTTATGAACGACTAAAACAGGGAAGAATAGTAAGGAATCCTGAATCAGATTATATAAAGAAGGAATATTACAATGAATACAGAATTGCAAAAATATTAACTAAAGAAATAAATAATAGCTTAGATATTGAACTTCCAGAAGACGAAATAGGCTTTATTGCCATGTACCTAAAAACGTTTTCTGAGGTGGATAAAAATGTAAGTAGAGTGGCTGTTATTGTATTAAGCCATGGACATGTTGCTTGTGGTATGGTCGATGTAGCAAATAAACTATTAGGTACAAATCTTGCAGTTGGAATTGAAATGTCACTAGATGAAAATCCTCAAACTTTACTTGAAAGAGCTATAGAAGTGGTTAAAAGAGTTAATGAAGGTAAAGGATGCTTGATATTGGTTGATATGGGATCACTGGTTACATTTGGGGAAATAATAACAAAAGAAACAGGAATTCCAACTCGAGTTATTGGTAGGGTAGATACTGTAATGGTATTAGAAGCAGTTAGAAGATCATTAATGGAGAATAGTAACTTATACGAAATTTCTAAAGCTCTTGATGGAGACAAGGCTTACGTTGGGAAAGTTAAAGGGGCGAATAAATATACTAAAACTATAATTACAATATGTATAACAGGTGAAGGGACCGCGTTAAAAATAAAAAAGTATCTTGAAGATGTAGTACTAGGAAATACAAATAAGAACTTAAGAATTATATCAGTTGGAATTATAAATAAAGATAATGCTCAAAATGAAATAATTAAAATTAGTAGAGATCATGATATAGCTGCAATAGTCGGAACTATAGATCCTGAATTAGAAAGTATTCCATTTATATCTTTTCAGGATATTTTAAAAGAATCAGGTAAATTAAGATTAAAAGAATTCCTTGGAATAAATAAGAAACAGTTTAATCCTTTAATAAATGTAATTGATGAGGAATTAATAAAAGTTAATAATGATAGCTTTACCAAAAGTGATTTAATAGATGAGATGTGTAGTCTTCTTATATCAAAAGGAAGAGTTAGTGAGAATTTTACAATGAGTGTGTATAAGCGAGAAATGCTTGGAGGAACCTTGTTTGAAGGAACATTTGGAATACCTCATGGCCTATCAGAATTCGTTGAAAAATCATCTATAGCTATTTTTAAACTTAATAATCCTATTTTATGGGATTATAATTGTATGGTAGACGTTGTGATTATGTTGGCACTTAAAGAAAATGATGGAAAAGTGGTTAGACAATTATTTGATACCTTATCAAAGACAGAAGTAGCTAATAAATTAAGAAAATCAAATTCTCCAAAAGAGATTTCAGACATATTATTAAAAATCTAA
- a CDS encoding EAL domain-containing protein produces MDKKSKTNQIFIYICICFGLWSGGYAMMLTSDNINTAFFWRNSSVLGYCFFNGLWLYFAYLLNNEDDFEYISIIKFLAYVPTTLLFIGNIIVEPYSAMTKEYYGWIDVAPELFPQILYIIWAIVIDFVGVIVLYLRGKYSKKNRVKKQNKIILITCTVSIIIGIITDFILPLLGVTIFPSAVLTGTIALGGIYYAINKHRLMLTTPKYISEYIFNTVNEPIFILNENFIIKNCNDASLSVTNYKIEEVEGKIFSELLDNVDFDLSSITKNSCAKNIEVNLETKYGNNITCELSGTIIYDEYSDILGILILLHDISERKKILEMEKNCTLKLEEANMMLKNQIQDKIRAEEKLRHFVYYDPLTELPNRKMMLENLNMLLEIKNNSFAILFIDLDGFKSINDNYGHQVGDKVLKNVADTLKGIISNVDIISRIGGDEFVIITTDIKSTTYVKEIAERIQKALKIPFIYNEENLCVGASIGISIFPEHGKDADTLIRKADVAMYEVKKKGGYDYALYSSKINDEFLNKMNIKEKLNKAMENNEFVIYYQPIISLRSMKVLYSEALIRWKQADKIISPIEFIPIAKSVGEIISIDNWVLENACKQCEIWHELGGSEFSISVNVSYSQLKQSEFIPMVENILNHYSFPARCLNMEITEDEAMEDSGTIIGILEKLRKIGVRVSLDDFGTGYSSLSYVNRLPIDMIKIDKSLVWNLEKDYKSVMIVRSIITLGHSLNLKIIAEGIETQEQFRILNELNCDYIQGYLIGKPMEALEFEHRFIKKETETMKS; encoded by the coding sequence TTGCTTTGGACTTTGGTCAGGCGGATATGCAATGATGTTAACATCTGATAATATCAATACAGCATTTTTTTGGAGAAATTCTTCGGTTCTAGGGTATTGCTTTTTTAATGGACTTTGGCTATACTTTGCATATTTACTGAATAATGAGGATGATTTTGAGTATATTTCAATAATAAAATTTTTAGCATATGTTCCAACTACACTATTATTTATTGGAAACATTATAGTAGAACCTTATTCAGCAATGACTAAGGAATATTATGGCTGGATTGATGTGGCTCCAGAGTTGTTTCCACAAATTCTATATATAATATGGGCGATAGTAATAGATTTTGTAGGTGTTATAGTATTGTATTTAAGAGGAAAATATTCTAAGAAGAATAGAGTAAAAAAGCAAAACAAAATTATTTTAATAACTTGTACAGTAAGTATTATTATAGGAATAATTACAGATTTTATTTTGCCTTTACTAGGAGTAACTATTTTTCCATCAGCAGTATTAACGGGAACTATAGCTTTAGGTGGTATTTATTATGCAATAAACAAGCATAGATTGATGTTGACGACTCCGAAGTATATATCAGAATATATTTTTAACACTGTAAATGAGCCGATTTTTATTTTAAATGAGAACTTCATTATTAAAAATTGTAATGATGCATCATTAAGTGTAACTAATTATAAAATTGAAGAAGTAGAAGGAAAAATATTTAGTGAATTACTGGATAATGTTGATTTTGACTTAAGTAGTATAACGAAAAATTCTTGTGCAAAAAATATAGAAGTTAACTTGGAAACGAAATATGGAAATAACATTACATGTGAATTGTCAGGTACAATTATATATGATGAATATAGCGATATATTAGGAATATTAATATTACTACATGATATTTCGGAAAGAAAAAAAATATTAGAAATGGAAAAGAACTGTACTTTAAAATTAGAAGAAGCTAATATGATGCTTAAAAATCAAATTCAAGATAAAATAAGAGCTGAGGAGAAACTTCGTCATTTTGTCTATTATGATCCTCTCACGGAACTTCCTAATAGAAAAATGATGCTAGAAAACCTTAATATGCTTTTAGAAATTAAAAATAATAGTTTCGCAATACTTTTCATAGATTTAGATGGATTTAAAAGTATAAATGATAATTATGGACATCAAGTTGGTGACAAAGTTCTCAAAAATGTTGCGGACACATTAAAAGGTATAATAAGTAATGTTGATATAATAAGCAGAATTGGTGGAGATGAATTTGTAATTATAACAACTGATATAAAATCCACTACTTATGTTAAGGAAATTGCTGAAAGAATTCAAAAAGCATTGAAAATTCCTTTTATTTATAATGAGGAAAATTTATGTGTTGGAGCCAGTATTGGCATAAGTATATTTCCTGAACATGGTAAAGATGCAGATACATTGATTAGAAAAGCAGATGTAGCCATGTATGAAGTTAAGAAAAAAGGTGGGTATGATTATGCCTTGTATTCATCGAAAATAAATGATGAATTTCTTAATAAAATGAATATCAAAGAGAAATTAAATAAAGCCATGGAAAATAATGAATTTGTAATTTACTATCAACCAATTATAAGTTTAAGATCAATGAAAGTGCTATATTCAGAAGCTCTAATTAGATGGAAACAAGCTGATAAAATTATTTCTCCTATAGAGTTTATTCCAATTGCAAAAAGTGTGGGTGAAATAATATCAATTGATAATTGGGTATTAGAAAATGCCTGTAAGCAATGTGAAATATGGCATGAGCTCGGAGGAAGTGAATTTAGTATTTCAGTTAATGTTTCTTATTCGCAATTAAAGCAATCTGAGTTCATACCAATGGTTGAAAATATATTAAATCATTATTCGTTTCCGGCAAGATGTTTAAATATGGAGATTACTGAAGATGAGGCTATGGAGGATTCTGGTACAATCATAGGAATACTAGAAAAGTTAAGAAAAATAGGAGTTAGAGTATCTTTAGATGACTTTGGTACAGGCTACTCATCCCTTAGCTATGTCAATAGATTACCTATTGATATGATAAAAATTGACAAGTCACTTGTATGGAACTTGGAAAAGGATTATAAAAGTGTAATGATTGTTAGATCAATAATAACTTTAGGGCATAGTCTGAATCTTAAGATTATTGCAGAAGGAATTGAAACTCAAGAACAATTTAGGATTCTAAATGAACTTAACTGTGATTATATTCAAGGTTACTTAATAGGAAAACCAATGGAAGCATTGGAGTTTGAGCATAGATTTATTAAAAAGGAAACTGAAACTATGAAATCATAA
- a CDS encoding copper homeostasis protein CutC encodes MKIFEACVGNYNEAILAAERGANRLELCDNLMEGGTTPSYGTIRKIVEDIDIPVMVIIRPRGGNFTYTKEELEIMKYDVKMCKELGVQGVVIGSVKDSKVDKEIIEELVNLAKPMTITFHMAFDEVEDKKIAVDEIIKLGIDRILTKGGCENAMAGKECLKDLVKYADGRISIMPGKGVNKENRDFLLEYTGAVEIHGTRVV; translated from the coding sequence ATGAAAATATTTGAAGCATGTGTGGGGAATTATAATGAGGCGATTTTAGCTGCCGAAAGAGGAGCTAATAGACTAGAACTTTGTGATAATTTGATGGAGGGAGGAACAACTCCAAGTTACGGAACAATAAGAAAAATTGTTGAGGATATAGATATACCAGTTATGGTTATTATAAGGCCACGCGGTGGAAATTTCACTTACACAAAAGAAGAACTAGAAATAATGAAATACGATGTGAAGATGTGCAAAGAACTTGGAGTTCAAGGGGTGGTAATTGGTTCTGTAAAAGATTCTAAGGTAGATAAAGAAATAATAGAGGAGTTAGTTAATTTGGCAAAGCCTATGACAATAACTTTTCATATGGCATTTGACGAAGTTGAGGATAAAAAGATAGCCGTAGATGAAATAATTAAATTAGGAATAGATAGAATACTTACTAAGGGCGGATGTGAAAACGCTATGGCTGGAAAAGAGTGTTTAAAAGATTTAGTTAAATATGCAGACGGTAGAATTTCAATAATGCCAGGAAAAGGCGTTAATAAGGAAAATAGAGATTTTCTCTTGGAATATACAGGTGCAGTTGAAATACATGGTACTAGAGTAGTTTAG
- a CDS encoding PTS sugar transporter subunit IIB gives MDKQKLILVACGTGIATSTVVCKKVEDLIKTNGINARIIQCKISEVAGYEDQADLLVTTTISSRNYKFPVINAMNYLTNINPGKVDQGIIDALK, from the coding sequence ATGGACAAACAAAAATTAATATTAGTAGCTTGTGGTACAGGAATTGCAACTTCAACAGTTGTATGTAAAAAGGTGGAAGACTTGATTAAAACTAATGGGATTAATGCGAGAATTATACAATGCAAGATTTCAGAGGTGGCAGGTTATGAAGATCAAGCAGATCTTTTAGTAACAACTACAATTTCATCACGAAATTATAAATTCCCTGTAATTAATGCTATGAACTATCTAACTAACATTAATCCAGGAAAAGTTGACCAAGGAATTATAGATGCTTTGAAATAA
- the larA gene encoding nickel-dependent lactate racemase, whose amino-acid sequence MASIEIPYSTKSLKINIDDKNLKGILVSKANTYKADISQNDIVNKALDNCIGSKSLEELVIGKNNMVIITSDHTRPVPSKITMPILLQRIRNVNPNINIKILIATGFHRPTTREEMINKFGQTIVDNEEIINHISTDENSLINVGTLPSGGELFLNKLAMETELLIAEGFIEPHFFAGFSGGRKSILPGIASAKTIMANHCSEFINSNHARTGIIKDNPIHKDMLYAAEKANLAFILNVVIDEDKNIINAFAGDSKLAHEEGCKFVMELSSVKSIQADIAISSNGGYPLDQNIYQAVKGMTAAEATCRKDGVIIMIAACNDGHGGQSFYETIANSKSPEELLEQILKVPRNETIPDQWEIQILTRILCNYTVIVVTDMCDPNMIKSMHMKHAYTFDEALNIAYDIKGKDADVVVIPNGVGVVVK is encoded by the coding sequence ATGGCTTCGATCGAGATTCCATACTCAACAAAATCTTTAAAAATAAACATTGATGATAAAAATCTAAAGGGCATTTTAGTTTCCAAGGCAAATACCTATAAAGCTGATATTTCACAAAATGATATAGTGAATAAGGCTCTTGATAATTGCATAGGTAGTAAATCTTTAGAGGAATTAGTAATTGGTAAAAATAATATGGTTATTATAACTAGTGATCATACACGACCTGTTCCTAGTAAAATTACCATGCCAATTTTATTACAAAGAATAAGAAACGTTAATCCCAATATAAACATAAAAATTCTTATAGCCACAGGCTTTCATAGACCAACAACTAGAGAAGAAATGATAAATAAATTCGGACAAACCATCGTTGATAACGAGGAGATTATAAACCATATTTCAACAGATGAAAATAGTTTAATAAATGTGGGAACATTACCTTCTGGTGGTGAGTTATTCCTAAACAAATTAGCGATGGAAACCGAGCTCCTAATAGCAGAAGGTTTTATAGAACCACATTTTTTTGCCGGATTTTCTGGTGGAAGAAAAAGCATATTACCTGGAATAGCTTCAGCAAAAACCATAATGGCAAATCACTGTTCTGAATTTATTAACAGCAATCATGCAAGGACTGGAATTATAAAAGATAATCCTATACACAAAGATATGCTCTATGCTGCTGAAAAAGCAAATCTTGCATTTATACTAAATGTAGTTATAGATGAAGATAAGAATATTATAAATGCTTTTGCTGGTGATAGTAAACTTGCTCACGAAGAAGGTTGCAAATTTGTTATGGAACTTTCCAGTGTAAAAAGTATACAAGCTGACATTGCAATTTCAAGCAATGGTGGATATCCACTAGATCAAAATATATACCAAGCTGTAAAGGGTATGACAGCTGCAGAAGCTACATGCAGGAAAGATGGAGTAATTATTATGATAGCCGCTTGTAACGATGGACATGGTGGTCAATCTTTTTATGAAACTATAGCAAATTCAAAATCTCCTGAAGAACTTCTTGAACAAATATTAAAAGTTCCTAGAAATGAAACAATTCCTGATCAATGGGAGATTCAAATTTTAACACGAATTCTATGTAATTACACTGTAATCGTTGTTACAGATATGTGTGATCCGAATATGATTAAGAGCATGCATATGAAACATGCTTATACTTTTGACGAAGCATTAAACATTGCATATGACATAAAAGGTAAAGATGCTGATGTTGTAGTTATTCCAAATGGTGTAGGTGTGGTTGTCAAATAA
- a CDS encoding galactose ABC transporter substrate-binding protein, with protein MKILNKRIAIILLTLTIFLLVSITQVKTIASLDLNTSRVSNIAVIFFVTDDPFTMKVIESLKNIENENQNRVKFTFLNPKNNIAIQDEILDAALQTKYDLFILYLPDRRENVVEGAINKIKQKNKPLILMNIIPEVASRASKLYEKVVFVTPDSKKAGIAQGKIIADFWNKNKSSLDANGDNILQYVLLQGPSDDPQPIDRSKYAISTLNDSGIKTQELARVNANWSKDLAKSSIDNLFLKYNGRIEAIISNNDAMAIGAIEALQKYGYNKDNKSKNIAVVGIDGLQEAKDLIDKGIMTGTVIQDPRIEAEVLYKVGMNLIKNLSPTENTDYKVVDGEIIIPFPYDTYIRNISES; from the coding sequence ATGAAAATATTAAATAAAAGAATTGCGATAATATTGCTAACTTTAACTATTTTTTTATTGGTATCTATAACTCAAGTTAAAACAATAGCAAGTTTGGATCTTAACACTAGTAGAGTGTCTAATATAGCAGTAATATTTTTCGTAACTGATGATCCATTTACTATGAAAGTTATTGAAAGCTTAAAAAATATAGAAAATGAGAATCAAAATAGAGTGAAATTTACTTTTTTAAATCCGAAGAACAATATAGCAATACAAGATGAAATATTAGATGCTGCTTTACAAACAAAATATGATTTATTTATATTATATTTACCAGACAGAAGAGAAAATGTTGTAGAAGGTGCCATTAACAAGATTAAGCAAAAGAATAAGCCTTTAATACTAATGAATATTATACCTGAAGTAGCATCAAGAGCTTCTAAATTATATGAGAAAGTTGTTTTTGTAACTCCTGATTCGAAAAAAGCTGGCATTGCTCAAGGTAAAATCATTGCTGATTTTTGGAATAAAAATAAAAGCAGTTTAGATGCAAATGGTGATAATATATTACAGTATGTTTTGTTGCAAGGTCCATCTGATGACCCACAGCCCATTGATAGAAGTAAATATGCAATATCAACACTTAATGATTCTGGAATAAAGACACAAGAACTTGCTAGAGTAAATGCTAATTGGTCTAAGGATTTAGCTAAAAGTTCCATTGATAATTTGTTCCTTAAATATAATGGGAGAATTGAAGCAATAATTTCAAACAATGATGCTATGGCAATAGGCGCTATTGAGGCATTGCAAAAATATGGTTATAACAAGGATAATAAGTCAAAAAATATAGCCGTTGTTGGAATTGATGGCTTACAAGAAGCAAAAGATTTAATTGATAAAGGAATCATGACTGGAACTGTTATTCAAGATCCAAGGATTGAAGCTGAAGTTTTATATAAAGTTGGAATGAATTTAATTAAAAATTTAAGCCCAACAGAAAATACCGATTACAAAGTTGTTGACGGAGAAATCATAATACCATTTCCATATGATACATATATACGTAACATTAGTGAATCATAA
- a CDS encoding PTS sugar transporter subunit IIA yields MTRSIKEFLRRDLVVNNLEARSAEDVFKKMSPILLEAGFVEDSFFNGLVNRESKFPTGLLLGKYNVAIPHTDAIHVKKPAIAIATLKNPVRFNSMDGNGSVDVNIVFTMALNEPHSQIVMLQQLMFLIQNESILENMLQAKNSDEVYDIVSSFNCNCE; encoded by the coding sequence ATGACTAGAAGTATTAAAGAATTTTTAAGAAGAGATTTAGTAGTAAATAATCTTGAAGCTAGATCAGCAGAGGATGTCTTTAAGAAGATGTCTCCAATATTATTAGAAGCAGGATTTGTAGAAGATTCCTTTTTTAATGGGTTAGTAAATAGAGAAAGTAAATTTCCTACAGGTTTATTACTTGGAAAATACAATGTTGCAATACCCCATACAGATGCCATACATGTTAAGAAACCAGCAATAGCCATTGCAACACTAAAAAATCCAGTGAGATTTAATAGCATGGATGGAAATGGAAGTGTAGATGTTAATATAGTATTTACTATGGCTTTAAATGAACCTCATAGTCAGATAGTAATGTTACAGCAATTAATGTTTTTAATCCAGAATGAAAGCATTCTCGAAAATATGCTTCAAGCAAAAAATAGCGACGAGGTGTATGATATCGTTTCAAGCTTTAATTGTAATTGCGAATAA